The Megachile rotundata isolate GNS110a chromosome 11, iyMegRotu1, whole genome shotgun sequence genome includes a region encoding these proteins:
- the LOC100881779 gene encoding prohormone-2 codes for MYAWVWLTLCCLIMVQSLPTNLEEGKKTEQTMRPKPKRTQEMLMFGNQQNRQAESKTTSYSSTAEKRTLASAGLGGLKAALAEEEKSRSNTPNNAMYDRDSFPPYEKNYDYSKVLVNELGDEMPQVWDVPAYSRYYLNEDRRKRSEKSGVGSTTIKPSTSSFQSTSTQQSVSQAKRSVPIYQEPRFKRELDIDPEDVLTLLSLWENERRKRNWHKYMNDEYENVEDEDNLLDEEDPRNVIPWMDSPVYPPRHYSLDSLSPSDIGIIRTHPSSYYEQYENQYGQQYDGSQYGSPQYGLVYPQSYYNLPEKRFMVSRKRSQAYDPYSNSAQYQISSQSRGYPYQHRLVY; via the exons ATGTACGCCTGGGTGTGGTTGACTCTGTGCTGTCTCATTATGGTCCAATCCTTGCCGACGAATCTGGAAGAAGGAAAAAAGACTGAGCAAACAATGAGACCAAAAC caAAACGAACACAGGAGATGTTGATGTTTGGTAATCAACAGAATCGTCAAGCAGAAAGCAAAACCACCTCGTATTCCTCTACAGCAGAGAAAA GAACTCTTGCCTCGGCAGGATTAGGTGGACTGAAGGCAGCTTTGGCCGAAGAGGAGAAGTCTCGTTCTAATACTCCTAACAATGCCATGTACGATCGTGATTCCTTTCCTCCCTATGAAAAGAATTACGA TTACAGCAAGGTCCTCGTCAACGAACTAGGCGACGAGATGCCGCAAGTCTGGGACGTTCCCGCGTACTCTCGCTACTACTTGAACGAAGACCGTCGGAAGAGGTCCGAGAAGTCTGGAGTCGGATCAACCACCATAAAACCATCTACCTCGTCATTCCAATCAACATCCACTCAGCAGTCCGTGTCTCAAGCAAAGAGAAG cGTTCCAATTTATCAGGAGCCGCGATTCAAAAGGGAATTGGATATCGATCCGGAAGACGTGTTAACTCTTCTGTCCCTTTGGGAGAACGAGCGTAGAAAACG gaACTGGCACAAGTACATGAACGACGAGTACGAGAATGTGGAGGACGAAGACAATCTTCTTGATGAAGAGGATCCTCGAAATG TAATTCCATGGATGGATTCTCCAGTGTATCCCCCTCGTCACTACAGCCTGGACTCCCTGTCTCCTTCAGACATAGGAATCATTCGCACTCATCCATCCAGTTATTATGAACAATACGAGAACCAATATGGTCAACAATACGACGGTTCTCAATACGGCAGCCCCCAGTATGGTCTTGTGTATCCTCAGAGTTACTACAACCTCCCCGAGAAGAGGTTTATGGTCTCCAGAAAGCGCTCTCAG GCATATGATCCTTACTCTAATTCTGCTCAGTATCAGATAAGCTCTCAATCACGAGGATATCCTTACCAGCACCGTCTAGTATATTAA
- the Ate1 gene encoding arginyltransferase 1 isoform X4 — MAKQSYSIVEYYAEQERYSCGYCKSPNTNFSHGMGTHILTVQDYQSLIDRGWRRCGSYCYKPTMDQTCCPMYTIKCEALQFKISKSQKKVLKRMAKFLRNELQKDDSMDIGEDDHCDNIDIAEIPNQSKHFLKAQENVSDMNVKFVNDEVNMRLHPDVSSKENKANDLKVPQKSSENIPVASSHNNETDSTSHNSQSAKTATRPPCMKAKMLRKQRKQNKLLAQGKSPEEVEAIFNANKQDNNAKSLEKLFDEVCNGTSRLEIKLVRTISDEFINTLEASANVYKKYQMIIHGDPPEELDTESFLNFIVKSPLQPWTPEDGPPSGYGSFHEQYWLDNELIAVGVIDILPSCISSVYFFYDPAYSYLSLGTFSSLREVYLTRELNKVAPALKYYYMGFYIHTCPKMRYKARMRPSKLLCPETYGWFDIEPCLLKLDKQKYSRLNDDIDAIDEDGVIDIRKVLVLYREVAMPYEIYKRQSHHSVSPEEENEIKEYASLVGMKCAQRLLLYRC; from the exons ATGGCGAAACAGTCGTACAGTATTGTTGAATATTATGCTGAACAAGAAAGATATAGCTGCGGTTACTGTAAAAGTCCGAATACAAATTTTAGTCATG GCATGGGAACCCATATACTGACTGTGCAAGATTATCAGAGTTTAATAGACAGAGGTTGGAGAAGATGCGGTTCTTATTGTTACAAACCAACAATGGATCAAACATGTTGTCCAATGTATACCATCAA ATGTGAGGCATTAcagtttaaaatttctaaatcgcaGAAGAAAGTCTTGAAAAGAATGGCTAAGTTTTTAAGAAATGAATTACAGAAGGACGATAGTATGGATATTGGTGAAGATGACCACTGTGATAATATAG ATATTGCAGAAATTCCTAATCAAAGCAAACACTTTTTAAAAGCCCAAGAAAATGTTTCTGACAtgaatgtaaaatttgtaaatgatgaAGTGAACATGAGATTACATCCTGATGTATCGAGCAAAGAAAACAAAGCTAATGATTTGAAAGTTCCACAAAAGAGTTCAGAAAATATACCTGTGGCATCAAGTCATAATAATGAGACAGACAGTACATCTCACAATTCACAGTCTGCAAAGACTGCAACTAGACCACCATGTATGAAAGCAAAAATGTTACGTAAACAACGCAAACAGAATAAATTATTAGCACAAGGAAAATCTCCAGAAGAAGTAGAAGCTATCTTTAACGCGAATAAACAGGATAATAATGCTAAAAGTTTAGAGAAGTTGTTTGATGAAGTGTGTAATGGAACCAGTAGGCTGGAG ATAAAATTAGTGAGAACAATATCCGATGAATTTATTAACACTCTTGAAGCAAGTGCAAACGTTTATAAAAAGTACCAGATGATTATCCATGGAGATCCGCCAGAAGAGTTGGATACCGAATCGTTccttaattttattgtaaaaagtCCTTTGCAG cCATGGACACCAGAAGATGGACCGCCCAGCGGATACGGTTCCTTCCACGAACAATACTGGTTAGATAATGAATTAATTGCCGTTGGAGTAATAGACATTTTACCTTCCTGTATCTCAAgcgtttattttttctatgacCCAGCGTACTCTTACCTCTCTCTTGGAACCTTTAG TTCTCTTCGAGAGGTTTACTTAACGAGAGAGCTGAATAAAGTGGCGCCAGCTTTAAAATACTACTACATGGGATTCTATATACACACATGTCCTAAGATGCGATACAAAGCACGAATGAGGCCGTCGAAATTATTGTGTCCTGAAACTTATGGATGGTTCGATATAGAGCCTTGTTTATTGAAATTAGATAAACAGAAATATAGTAGATTGAACGATGACATTGATGCAATCGACGAAGATGGTGTAATCGATATTCGCAAG GTATTGGTTTTGTATCGTGAAGTTGCCATGCcgtatgaaatatataaaagacAGTCTCATCACTCAGTGTCGCCAGAAgaggaaaatgaaattaaagagTATGCTAGTTTGGTTGGAATGAAGTGTGCACAGAGATTGTTACTTTATCGCTGTTAG
- the Ate1 gene encoding arginyltransferase 1 isoform X2, whose translation MRFLLLQTNNGSNMLSNVYHQFYIVCPRCEALQFKISKSQKKVLKRMAKFLRNELQKDDSMDIGEDDHCDNIDIAEIPNQSKHFLKAQENVSDMNVKFVNDEVNMRLHPDVSSKENKANDLKVPQKSSENIPVASSHNNETDSTSHNSQSAKTATRPPCMKAKMLRKQRKQNKLLAQGKSPEEVEAIFNANKQDNNAKSLEKLFDEVCNGTSRLELKLVRVSPMSSGYIETSKQSYEVYRKYQTMIHGVVPEKVTEKQYIRFLVKSPLQIKLVRTISDEFINTLEASANVYKKYQMIIHGDPPEELDTESFLNFIVKSPLQPWTPEDGPPSGYGSFHEQYWLDNELIAVGVIDILPSCISSVYFFYDPAYSYLSLGTFSSLREVYLTRELNKVAPALKYYYMGFYIHTCPKMRYKARMRPSKLLCPETYGWFDIEPCLLKLDKQKYSRLNDDIDAIDEDGVIDIRKVLVLYREVAMPYEIYKRQSHHSVSPEEENEIKEYASLVGMKCAQRLLLYRC comes from the exons ATGCGGTTCTTATTGTTACAAACCAACAATGGATCAAACATGTTGTCCAATGTATACCATCAA TTTTATATTGTTTGTCCTAGATGTGAGGCATTAcagtttaaaatttctaaatcgcaGAAGAAAGTCTTGAAAAGAATGGCTAAGTTTTTAAGAAATGAATTACAGAAGGACGATAGTATGGATATTGGTGAAGATGACCACTGTGATAATATAG ATATTGCAGAAATTCCTAATCAAAGCAAACACTTTTTAAAAGCCCAAGAAAATGTTTCTGACAtgaatgtaaaatttgtaaatgatgaAGTGAACATGAGATTACATCCTGATGTATCGAGCAAAGAAAACAAAGCTAATGATTTGAAAGTTCCACAAAAGAGTTCAGAAAATATACCTGTGGCATCAAGTCATAATAATGAGACAGACAGTACATCTCACAATTCACAGTCTGCAAAGACTGCAACTAGACCACCATGTATGAAAGCAAAAATGTTACGTAAACAACGCAAACAGAATAAATTATTAGCACAAGGAAAATCTCCAGAAGAAGTAGAAGCTATCTTTAACGCGAATAAACAGGATAATAATGCTAAAAGTTTAGAGAAGTTGTTTGATGAAGTGTGTAATGGAACCAGTAGGCTGGAG CTGAAACTAGTTAGAGTTTCACCAATGAGCTCTGGATACATAGAAACATCAAAACAGTCTTATGAAGTATATAGAAAATATCAAACAATGATACATGGAGTTGTACCAGAAAAGGTTACAGAGAAGCAGTATATAAGATTTCTTGTCAAATCACCTTTACAG ATAAAATTAGTGAGAACAATATCCGATGAATTTATTAACACTCTTGAAGCAAGTGCAAACGTTTATAAAAAGTACCAGATGATTATCCATGGAGATCCGCCAGAAGAGTTGGATACCGAATCGTTccttaattttattgtaaaaagtCCTTTGCAG cCATGGACACCAGAAGATGGACCGCCCAGCGGATACGGTTCCTTCCACGAACAATACTGGTTAGATAATGAATTAATTGCCGTTGGAGTAATAGACATTTTACCTTCCTGTATCTCAAgcgtttattttttctatgacCCAGCGTACTCTTACCTCTCTCTTGGAACCTTTAG TTCTCTTCGAGAGGTTTACTTAACGAGAGAGCTGAATAAAGTGGCGCCAGCTTTAAAATACTACTACATGGGATTCTATATACACACATGTCCTAAGATGCGATACAAAGCACGAATGAGGCCGTCGAAATTATTGTGTCCTGAAACTTATGGATGGTTCGATATAGAGCCTTGTTTATTGAAATTAGATAAACAGAAATATAGTAGATTGAACGATGACATTGATGCAATCGACGAAGATGGTGTAATCGATATTCGCAAG GTATTGGTTTTGTATCGTGAAGTTGCCATGCcgtatgaaatatataaaagacAGTCTCATCACTCAGTGTCGCCAGAAgaggaaaatgaaattaaagagTATGCTAGTTTGGTTGGAATGAAGTGTGCACAGAGATTGTTACTTTATCGCTGTTAG
- the LOC105661768 gene encoding uncharacterized protein LOC105661768, which yields MHGLTPLHKAALLGHSHAILTLLENGAAVNCTDNLRRYPLHYAALHRDVKSATILLTNNANVNVYDVFHESPLYTSVIRRPFYPMIKLLLAYGATVHSEPHQNSLGLLLEAVLSMKSASDIKILELLFRSDANVNTTDACGLRTPLHIVAMTGNFELASYLIEKGADLKWENRAGRTPMDVAIMCGHFKIAQLIHNSFSTKLKIHRTSSTTDLTNGQN from the exons ATGCACG GATTGACACCGCTTCACAAAGCTGCCTTATTAGGACATTCGCATGCGATTCTAACATTGCTAGAAAATGGCGCCGCAGTTAATTGCACGGATAACCTAAGAAGATATCCGTTACATTACGCCGCTTTACACCGAGACGTTAAAAGTGCCActatattattaacaaacaatGCTAACGTGAACGTCTATGACGTCTTTCATGAAAGTCCACTTTACACTAGCGTCATTCGAAGACCCTTCTATCCGATGATTAAATTATTGCTAGCATACGG aGCTACAGTACACTCGGAACCTCATCAGAATTCGTTAGGGTTACTTCTTGAAGCTGTGTTAAGTATGAAAAGCGCAtcggatataaaaatattggaaCTTCTTTTTCGAAGTGATGCAAATGTAAATACAACGGATGCCTGTGGTTTACGTACCCCTTTGCACATAGTAGCTATGACAGGAAATTTTGAACTAGCCTC GTATCTTATCGAGAAAGGAGCTGATTTAAAGTGGGAAAATCGAGCTGGACGAACACCCATGGATGTAGCTATAATGTGCGGACACTTCAAAATTGCGCAGTTAATTCATAATTCCTTttcaacgaaattaaaaatacatcgaACATCTAGTACAACAGACCTTACAAATgggcaaaattaa
- the Ate1 gene encoding arginyltransferase 1 isoform X1, whose amino-acid sequence MAKQSYSIVEYYAEQERYSCGYCKSPNTNFSHGMGTHILTVQDYQSLIDRGWRRCGSYCYKPTMDQTCCPMYTIKCEALQFKISKSQKKVLKRMAKFLRNELQKDDSMDIGEDDHCDNIDIAEIPNQSKHFLKAQENVSDMNVKFVNDEVNMRLHPDVSSKENKANDLKVPQKSSENIPVASSHNNETDSTSHNSQSAKTATRPPCMKAKMLRKQRKQNKLLAQGKSPEEVEAIFNANKQDNNAKSLEKLFDEVCNGTSRLELKLVRVSPMSSGYIETSKQSYEVYRKYQTMIHGVVPEKVTEKQYIRFLVKSPLQIKLVRTISDEFINTLEASANVYKKYQMIIHGDPPEELDTESFLNFIVKSPLQPWTPEDGPPSGYGSFHEQYWLDNELIAVGVIDILPSCISSVYFFYDPAYSYLSLGTFSSLREVYLTRELNKVAPALKYYYMGFYIHTCPKMRYKARMRPSKLLCPETYGWFDIEPCLLKLDKQKYSRLNDDIDAIDEDGVIDIRKVLVLYREVAMPYEIYKRQSHHSVSPEEENEIKEYASLVGMKCAQRLLLYRC is encoded by the exons ATGGCGAAACAGTCGTACAGTATTGTTGAATATTATGCTGAACAAGAAAGATATAGCTGCGGTTACTGTAAAAGTCCGAATACAAATTTTAGTCATG GCATGGGAACCCATATACTGACTGTGCAAGATTATCAGAGTTTAATAGACAGAGGTTGGAGAAGATGCGGTTCTTATTGTTACAAACCAACAATGGATCAAACATGTTGTCCAATGTATACCATCAA ATGTGAGGCATTAcagtttaaaatttctaaatcgcaGAAGAAAGTCTTGAAAAGAATGGCTAAGTTTTTAAGAAATGAATTACAGAAGGACGATAGTATGGATATTGGTGAAGATGACCACTGTGATAATATAG ATATTGCAGAAATTCCTAATCAAAGCAAACACTTTTTAAAAGCCCAAGAAAATGTTTCTGACAtgaatgtaaaatttgtaaatgatgaAGTGAACATGAGATTACATCCTGATGTATCGAGCAAAGAAAACAAAGCTAATGATTTGAAAGTTCCACAAAAGAGTTCAGAAAATATACCTGTGGCATCAAGTCATAATAATGAGACAGACAGTACATCTCACAATTCACAGTCTGCAAAGACTGCAACTAGACCACCATGTATGAAAGCAAAAATGTTACGTAAACAACGCAAACAGAATAAATTATTAGCACAAGGAAAATCTCCAGAAGAAGTAGAAGCTATCTTTAACGCGAATAAACAGGATAATAATGCTAAAAGTTTAGAGAAGTTGTTTGATGAAGTGTGTAATGGAACCAGTAGGCTGGAG CTGAAACTAGTTAGAGTTTCACCAATGAGCTCTGGATACATAGAAACATCAAAACAGTCTTATGAAGTATATAGAAAATATCAAACAATGATACATGGAGTTGTACCAGAAAAGGTTACAGAGAAGCAGTATATAAGATTTCTTGTCAAATCACCTTTACAG ATAAAATTAGTGAGAACAATATCCGATGAATTTATTAACACTCTTGAAGCAAGTGCAAACGTTTATAAAAAGTACCAGATGATTATCCATGGAGATCCGCCAGAAGAGTTGGATACCGAATCGTTccttaattttattgtaaaaagtCCTTTGCAG cCATGGACACCAGAAGATGGACCGCCCAGCGGATACGGTTCCTTCCACGAACAATACTGGTTAGATAATGAATTAATTGCCGTTGGAGTAATAGACATTTTACCTTCCTGTATCTCAAgcgtttattttttctatgacCCAGCGTACTCTTACCTCTCTCTTGGAACCTTTAG TTCTCTTCGAGAGGTTTACTTAACGAGAGAGCTGAATAAAGTGGCGCCAGCTTTAAAATACTACTACATGGGATTCTATATACACACATGTCCTAAGATGCGATACAAAGCACGAATGAGGCCGTCGAAATTATTGTGTCCTGAAACTTATGGATGGTTCGATATAGAGCCTTGTTTATTGAAATTAGATAAACAGAAATATAGTAGATTGAACGATGACATTGATGCAATCGACGAAGATGGTGTAATCGATATTCGCAAG GTATTGGTTTTGTATCGTGAAGTTGCCATGCcgtatgaaatatataaaagacAGTCTCATCACTCAGTGTCGCCAGAAgaggaaaatgaaattaaagagTATGCTAGTTTGGTTGGAATGAAGTGTGCACAGAGATTGTTACTTTATCGCTGTTAG
- the Ate1 gene encoding arginyltransferase 1 isoform X3 yields the protein MAKQSYSIVEYYAEQERYSCGYCKSPNTNFSHGMGTHILTVQDYQSLIDRGWRRCGSYCYKPTMDQTCCPMYTIKCEALQFKISKSQKKVLKRMAKFLRNELQKDDSMDIGEDDHCDNIDIAEIPNQSKHFLKAQENVSDMNVKFVNDEVNMRLHPDVSSKENKANDLKVPQKSSENIPVASSHNNETDSTSHNSQSAKTATRPPCMKAKMLRKQRKQNKLLAQGKSPEEVEAIFNANKQDNNAKSLEKLFDEVCNGTSRLELKLVRVSPMSSGYIETSKQSYEVYRKYQTMIHGVVPEKVTEKQYIRFLVKSPLQPWTPEDGPPSGYGSFHEQYWLDNELIAVGVIDILPSCISSVYFFYDPAYSYLSLGTFSSLREVYLTRELNKVAPALKYYYMGFYIHTCPKMRYKARMRPSKLLCPETYGWFDIEPCLLKLDKQKYSRLNDDIDAIDEDGVIDIRKVLVLYREVAMPYEIYKRQSHHSVSPEEENEIKEYASLVGMKCAQRLLLYRC from the exons ATGGCGAAACAGTCGTACAGTATTGTTGAATATTATGCTGAACAAGAAAGATATAGCTGCGGTTACTGTAAAAGTCCGAATACAAATTTTAGTCATG GCATGGGAACCCATATACTGACTGTGCAAGATTATCAGAGTTTAATAGACAGAGGTTGGAGAAGATGCGGTTCTTATTGTTACAAACCAACAATGGATCAAACATGTTGTCCAATGTATACCATCAA ATGTGAGGCATTAcagtttaaaatttctaaatcgcaGAAGAAAGTCTTGAAAAGAATGGCTAAGTTTTTAAGAAATGAATTACAGAAGGACGATAGTATGGATATTGGTGAAGATGACCACTGTGATAATATAG ATATTGCAGAAATTCCTAATCAAAGCAAACACTTTTTAAAAGCCCAAGAAAATGTTTCTGACAtgaatgtaaaatttgtaaatgatgaAGTGAACATGAGATTACATCCTGATGTATCGAGCAAAGAAAACAAAGCTAATGATTTGAAAGTTCCACAAAAGAGTTCAGAAAATATACCTGTGGCATCAAGTCATAATAATGAGACAGACAGTACATCTCACAATTCACAGTCTGCAAAGACTGCAACTAGACCACCATGTATGAAAGCAAAAATGTTACGTAAACAACGCAAACAGAATAAATTATTAGCACAAGGAAAATCTCCAGAAGAAGTAGAAGCTATCTTTAACGCGAATAAACAGGATAATAATGCTAAAAGTTTAGAGAAGTTGTTTGATGAAGTGTGTAATGGAACCAGTAGGCTGGAG CTGAAACTAGTTAGAGTTTCACCAATGAGCTCTGGATACATAGAAACATCAAAACAGTCTTATGAAGTATATAGAAAATATCAAACAATGATACATGGAGTTGTACCAGAAAAGGTTACAGAGAAGCAGTATATAAGATTTCTTGTCAAATCACCTTTACAG cCATGGACACCAGAAGATGGACCGCCCAGCGGATACGGTTCCTTCCACGAACAATACTGGTTAGATAATGAATTAATTGCCGTTGGAGTAATAGACATTTTACCTTCCTGTATCTCAAgcgtttattttttctatgacCCAGCGTACTCTTACCTCTCTCTTGGAACCTTTAG TTCTCTTCGAGAGGTTTACTTAACGAGAGAGCTGAATAAAGTGGCGCCAGCTTTAAAATACTACTACATGGGATTCTATATACACACATGTCCTAAGATGCGATACAAAGCACGAATGAGGCCGTCGAAATTATTGTGTCCTGAAACTTATGGATGGTTCGATATAGAGCCTTGTTTATTGAAATTAGATAAACAGAAATATAGTAGATTGAACGATGACATTGATGCAATCGACGAAGATGGTGTAATCGATATTCGCAAG GTATTGGTTTTGTATCGTGAAGTTGCCATGCcgtatgaaatatataaaagacAGTCTCATCACTCAGTGTCGCCAGAAgaggaaaatgaaattaaagagTATGCTAGTTTGGTTGGAATGAAGTGTGCACAGAGATTGTTACTTTATCGCTGTTAG
- the Prp6 gene encoding pre-mRNA processing factor 6, whose amino-acid sequence MAVPSVSLSTRNKKHFLGVPAPLGYVAGVGRGATGFTTRSDIGPARDANDVSDDRHAPPTKRTKKKEEEEEDEEDLNDSNYDEFSGYGGSLFSKDPYDKDDEEADAIYEAIDKRMDEKRKEYREKRLREELEKYRQERPKIQQQFSDLKRELVNVTEEEWKNVPEVGDARNRKQRNPRAEKFTPLPDSVLARNLGGETSTSIDPSSGLASMMPGVATPGMLTPTGDLDLRKIGQARNTLMNVKLNQVSDSVEGQTVVDPKGYLTDLQSMIPTYGGDINDIKKARLLLKSVRETNPNHPPAWIASARLEEVTGKVQAARNLIMKGCEVNPTSEDLWLEAARLQPPDTAKAVIAQSVRHIPTSVRIWIKAADLETETKAKRRVYRKALEHIPNSVRLWKAAVELEEPEDARILLSRAVECCPTSVDLWLALARLETYDNARKVLNKARENIPTDRQIWTTAAKLEEANGNKHMVEKIIDRAISSLSANGVEINREHWFKEAMEAEKAGAVHTCQVIVKAIIGFGVEEEDRKHTWMEDAETCAQQGALECARAVYAYALSTFPSKKSIWLRAAYFEKTYGTRESLESLLQRAVAHCPKSEVLWLMGAKSKWLAGDVPAARGILSLAFQANPNSEEIWLAAVKLESENSEYERARRLLAKARASAPTPRVMMKSAKLEWALNNLDAALKLLKEALEAFDDFPKLWLMKGQIEEQQGNLDRALDTYTQAIKKCPSSIPLWRLLAQLEHRKGQVTKARSVLEKARLKNPKNAELWLEAIRNELKSGGVRDMANTLMAKALQECPTSGLLWAEAIFMEPRPQRKTKSVDALKKCEHDPHVLLAVSKLFWCEHKITKCRDWFNRTVKIDPDLGDAWAYFYKFELLNGTEEQQEDVKKRCITAEPHHGENWCKVSKNIANWCLSTDQILVLVAKDLPIPI is encoded by the exons ATGGCAGTTCCGTCAGTTTCATTATCAACCCGAAATAAGAAGCATTTCTTAGGAGTGCCAGCACCTTTGGGATATGTTGCCGGTGTTGGAAGAGg TGCTACTGGATTTACTACTCGGTCTGATATCGGTCCAGCTCGAGATGCTAACGATGTCTC AGATGACAGACATGCACCCCCTACAAAGAGAACaaaaaagaaagaggaagaggaagaagatgAAGAGGATCTAAACGATTCTAACTATGATGAATTTTCTGGATATGGAGGATCCTTATTTAGTAAA GATCCATATGATAAAGATGACGAAGAAGCCGATGCCATATATGAAGCTATTGATAAACGAATGGACGAAAAACGTAAAGAATACAGAGAGAAAAGACTTAGGGAGGAATTGGAAAAATATCGACAGGAACGTCCGAAAATTCAACAGCAATTTTCTGACTTAAAACGAGAATTAGTAAATGTAACCGAAGAAGAATGGAAAAATGTTCCGGAAGTGGGTGATGCCAGAAACCGGAAACAGAGAAATCCCAGAGCTGAAAAGTTTACTCCCTTACCAGATTCTGTTCTTGCAAGAAACTTGGGGGGTGAAACATCAACTAGTATCGACCCTTCTAGTGGTTTGGCATCCATGATGCCTGGCGTAGCCACACCTGGAATGTTAACTCCTACAGGAGACTTAGATTTAAGGAAAATTGGACAAGCTAGAAACACTTTAATGAATGTTAAATTGAATCAAGTTTCTGATTCTGTGGAAGGACAAACTGTTGTTGATCCTAAGGGTTATCTAACAGATTTACAAAGTATGATTCCAACTTATGGTGGTGATATCAA cGACATCAAAAAGGCTAGATTATTATTGAAATCTGTGAGAGAAACAAATCCCAATCATCCACCAGCATGGATCGCGTCCGCTCGATTAGAGGAAGTTACAGGAAAGGTGCAAGCCGCtcgaaatttaataatgaaaggATGCGAGGTAAATCCTACTTCGGAAGACTTATGGTTAGAAGCAGCTAGACTTCAGCCTCCAGACACAGCTAAGGCAGTGATCGCTCAATCAGTGAGACACATACCGACGTCTGTAAGAATCTGGATAAAGGCAGCAGATTTGGAAACAGAAACAAAAGCAAAAAGAAGAGTATATCGCAAAGCGCTGGAACATATACCAAATTCGGTAAGACTGTGGAAAGCGGCAGTTGAATTAGAAGAACCGGAAGACGCTCGTATTTTACTCAGTCGAGCAGTCGAGTGTTGTCCAACCAGCGTAGACCTATGGCTTGCTCTTGCCCGGTTGGAAACTTATGACAACGCAAGAAAGGTCCTCAACAAAGCAAGAGAAAATATACCGACTGACAGACAAATCTGGACCACTGCTGCGAAATTGGAGGAAGCGAATGGAAATAAACACATGGTTGAGAAGATCATTGATCGTGCGATATCTTCTTTGAGCGCAAACGGAGTTGAAATTAATAGGGAACATTGGTTCAAAGAAGCTATGGAGGCAGAAAAGGCTGGTGCGGTCCACACTTGTCAAGTTATTGTCAAGGCAATTATTGGTTTTGGAGTGGAAGAGGAGGACAGGAAACATACTTGGATGGAAGATGCAGAAACT TGTGCGCAACAAGGGGCACTGGAATGTGCCAGAGCTGTTTACGCTTATGCGTTGTCAACATTCCCCAGTAAAAAATCAATCTGGCTACGTGCAGCTTATTTCGAGAAAACTTATGGAACACGAGAGTCTTTGGAATCCTTGCTTCAAAGAGCAGTTGCTCACTGTCCCAAAAGCGAAGTACTTTGGCTTATGGGTGCGAAGTCTAAATGGTTGGCG GGTGACGTTCCAGCAGCCAGAGGTATCTTGTCTCTGGCGTTCCAGGCAAATCCCAATTCGGAGGAAATATGGTTAGCAGCTGTGAAATTGGAGTCAGAAAATTCGGAATACGAAAGAGCCAGACGGTTGCTTGCTAAAGCCAGGGCGTCTGCACCAACACCCAGAGTTATGATGAAAAGTGCAAAATTAGAATGGGCCTTGAACAACCTTGACGCAGCTTTGAAACTTCTGAAGGAAGCCTTAGAAGCATTCGACGACTTCCCTAAGTTATGGTTAATGAAGGGTCAAATTGAGGAGCAACAAGGCAATTTGGATAGAGCTCTAGACACATATACTCAGGCT ATAAAGAAATGTCCCAGTTCAATTCCCCTGTGGCGACTGTTAGCACAGTTAGAACACCGAAAGGGACAAGTTACTAAAGCTCGATCAGTATTGGAAAAAGCACGGttgaaaaatcctaaaaatgctGAACTTTGGTTAGAAGCTATCAGGAACGAATTAAAAAGCGGAGGCGTTAGAGACATGGCTAATACACTAATGGCAAAAGCATTGCAAGAATGTCCTACATCTGGTTTACTTTGGGCTGAAGCAATTTTCATGGAACCACGGCCACAAAGAAAGACTAAAAGCGTGGATGCTTTGAAAAAATGTGAGCACGACCCTCATGTGCTTCTGGCAGTGTCCAA gcTCTTCTGGTGTgaacataaaattacaaagtgcAGAGATTGGTTCAACAGAACTGTTAAGATAGATCCAGACTTAGGAGACGCATGggcttatttttataaatttgaattgttAAATGGAACCGAGGAGCAACAGGAAGACGTAAAGAAACGATGTATTACCGCCGAACCTCATCACGGTGAAAACTGGTGTAAAGTGTCGAAGAACATAGCGAACTGGTGCTTGAGCACAGATCAGATTTTAGTACTAGTTGCGAAAGATTTACCTATTCCGATATAA